One segment of Pseudanabaena sp. FACHB-2040 DNA contains the following:
- the rnc gene encoding ribonuclease III — protein sequence MTDLPDPARQRQLQRCLQRLGLPDKTTVNWHLLDLAFTHSSASSSANYEYLEFLGDAALRLAAAEFLMETYPEASVGELAAVRSRLVSDQALADLADDLGLEPFLQMSSSAWGDKAGRRSRLADVFEAVLGVLYLERHNLSLIRVWLDSHLQRLAQQIWQDPTLQNYKAALQELTQAHFKTLPQYQTQEVSHIHGDAERFASEVWFMDQCWGSGRGASMKQAEQTAAQKAYTDLKQHLEQAQPATP from the coding sequence ATGACCGATCTGCCCGATCCTGCTCGCCAAAGACAGCTGCAGCGCTGCCTGCAACGGCTGGGACTGCCTGATAAAACCACCGTTAACTGGCATCTGCTGGATCTGGCCTTTACCCATTCCTCCGCGTCTTCTTCGGCCAACTATGAGTACCTGGAGTTTTTGGGGGATGCGGCGCTGCGGCTGGCGGCAGCTGAGTTTTTGATGGAGACCTATCCTGAAGCCTCGGTGGGAGAATTGGCGGCAGTGCGATCGCGACTGGTAAGCGATCAGGCCTTGGCCGACTTGGCTGATGACCTAGGTCTAGAACCCTTCCTGCAAATGTCTAGCAGCGCCTGGGGCGACAAGGCCGGACGGCGCTCCCGACTGGCAGACGTTTTTGAGGCGGTGCTGGGCGTACTTTATCTGGAGCGCCACAACCTTAGCCTGATTCGGGTGTGGCTCGACAGCCACCTGCAGCGACTGGCCCAGCAGATTTGGCAAGACCCCACCCTGCAAAACTACAAAGCGGCCCTGCAGGAGCTGACCCAAGCCCATTTTAAGACGCTGCCCCAATACCAAACCCAGGAGGTCAGCCATATCCACGGCGATGCCGAGCGCTTTGCCTCGGAAGTGTGGTTTATGGATCAGTGCTGGGGCAGTGGCCGAGGCGCTTCCATGAAGCAGGCAGAGCAAACTGCTGCCCAAAAGGCCTATACCGATCTCAAGCAGCACCTGGAACAGGCGCAACCTGCAACCCCATGA
- the tkt gene encoding transketolase, with protein sequence MAVATQTLEELCINSIRFLAIAAVEKAKSGHPGLPMGAAPMAFVLWDKFMRFNPKNPAWFNRDRFVLSAGHGCMLQYALLYLTGYDSVTLDDIKQFRQWGSRTPGHPENFETLGIEVTTGPLGQGIANGVGLAMAEAHLAARFNKPDCTVVDHYTYVILGDGCNMEGVSGEACSLAGHLGLGKLIALYDDNHISIDGSTDISFTEDVSKRFEAYGWHVLHVENGNTDLDAIAKAIEEAKSVTDKPTMIKVTTTIGYGSPNKQNTAGVHGAALGSDEIQATRENLGWTYGDFEVPEDALNHMRQAIERGASLEAEWEETFATYRTQYAAEAAELERMISGKLPEGWADALPTYSPGDKAIATRKTSEMTLNALAPVLPELIGGSADLTHSNLTELKISGSFLKGQYENRNLRFGVREHGMGAICNGIALHNSGLVPYCATFLVFADYMRAPIRLSALAGAGVIYVMTHDSIGLGEDGPTHQPVETIASLRVIPNLVVIRPADGNETSGAYKVAVENRKIPTLLALSRQNLPQLEGSSIDAVAKGAYILSDSEGTPDLILIGTGSEVFLCVEAAVKLRAEGKQVRVVSMPSWELFDAQDAAYRESVLPKAVTRRLAVEAASSFGWCRYVGSEGDSISVDRFGVSAPGGIVMEKFGYTVDNVVDRAKALLG encoded by the coding sequence ATGGCTGTCGCAACCCAAACACTGGAAGAGCTTTGTATCAACTCCATCCGCTTTCTGGCGATTGCTGCCGTTGAGAAAGCTAAATCGGGCCACCCTGGTCTGCCGATGGGCGCAGCGCCTATGGCGTTTGTCCTGTGGGACAAGTTTATGCGGTTTAACCCCAAGAACCCTGCCTGGTTCAACCGCGATCGCTTTGTCCTCTCTGCCGGACATGGCTGCATGCTGCAGTATGCTCTGCTGTATCTGACCGGCTATGACAGCGTGACGCTCGATGACATCAAGCAGTTCCGCCAGTGGGGCTCTCGCACGCCGGGCCACCCCGAGAACTTCGAGACCCTTGGCATTGAAGTGACCACTGGCCCGCTGGGTCAGGGCATTGCCAATGGTGTGGGTCTGGCGATGGCCGAGGCGCACCTGGCCGCTCGCTTTAACAAGCCTGACTGCACCGTGGTTGACCACTACACCTACGTCATCCTAGGCGATGGCTGCAACATGGAAGGGGTGTCTGGCGAAGCCTGCTCCCTGGCAGGACACCTGGGCCTAGGCAAGCTGATCGCGCTCTACGACGACAACCACATCTCTATTGACGGCTCTACCGATATTTCCTTCACCGAAGACGTCAGCAAGCGCTTTGAAGCCTATGGCTGGCACGTGCTGCACGTGGAGAATGGCAATACGGATTTGGATGCGATCGCAAAAGCCATCGAAGAGGCCAAGTCGGTCACCGACAAGCCCACAATGATCAAAGTCACCACCACCATCGGCTACGGTTCCCCCAACAAGCAAAACACTGCTGGGGTACACGGAGCTGCTTTGGGGAGCGACGAAATCCAAGCCACCCGCGAAAACCTAGGCTGGACCTACGGCGACTTTGAAGTGCCCGAAGATGCCCTCAACCACATGCGCCAAGCTATAGAGCGCGGCGCTAGCCTAGAGGCCGAGTGGGAAGAAACCTTCGCCACCTACCGCACCCAGTATGCCGCCGAAGCCGCTGAGCTAGAGCGAATGATCTCAGGCAAGCTGCCCGAGGGCTGGGCCGACGCGCTGCCTACCTACAGCCCTGGCGACAAGGCCATTGCTACTCGCAAAACCTCCGAGATGACCCTCAATGCCCTAGCTCCGGTGCTGCCTGAGCTGATTGGGGGTTCCGCTGACCTGACCCACTCCAACCTGACCGAGCTGAAAATCTCCGGCAGCTTCTTGAAGGGGCAGTACGAAAACCGCAACCTGCGCTTTGGTGTGCGGGAGCACGGCATGGGCGCAATCTGCAACGGCATTGCCCTGCACAACTCGGGTTTGGTGCCCTACTGCGCCACCTTCCTGGTGTTTGCTGACTACATGCGCGCCCCCATCCGTCTCTCGGCTCTAGCTGGCGCAGGCGTCATCTACGTCATGACCCACGACTCCATCGGTCTGGGCGAAGATGGCCCTACCCACCAGCCAGTCGAGACCATTGCCTCCCTGCGGGTCATTCCTAACCTAGTGGTGATTCGCCCTGCCGACGGCAACGAAACCTCCGGAGCCTACAAGGTAGCCGTTGAAAACCGCAAAATCCCGACCCTGCTGGCCCTGAGCCGCCAAAACCTGCCGCAGCTGGAAGGATCTTCCATTGATGCGGTTGCCAAGGGAGCTTACATCCTCTCCGATAGCGAAGGCACGCCCGACCTGATTCTGATCGGCACCGGCAGCGAAGTCTTCCTTTGCGTTGAGGCGGCTGTTAAGCTGCGGGCTGAAGGCAAGCAGGTGCGAGTGGTATCCATGCCCTCCTGGGAGCTGTTTGATGCTCAAGATGCTGCCTACCGGGAGTCTGTACTGCCCAAGGCCGTAACCAGGCGTCTGGCGGTAGAAGCAGCCAGCAGCTTCGGCTGGTGCCGTTATGTCGGCTCTGAAGGCGACAGCATTAGCGTTGATCGCTTTGGTGTTTCTGCTCCCGGCGGCATCGTCATGGAGAAGTTTGGCTATACCGTAGACAACGTTGTTGACCGCGCCAAGGCTCTGCTGGGCTAA